One Triticum dicoccoides isolate Atlit2015 ecotype Zavitan chromosome 3B, WEW_v2.0, whole genome shotgun sequence genomic window, ccatgaggaatcaatggaaggctgaccagcgacagccttcgcattgattccccacgggaaaaagaggcgatgaggacgacaaaCATACCTAGTCACTGACTCGGCGGGTCCACCAAGATTTCGCGCCAAAAATGTTTCCCCAGGTGCCCTCGGGGCCCcctagcgcgccgggttcggcctggatccGTCGGCGCCAAATTCGGACCTAACCGTTGAAAAGTGGGCTTCTAGAGGCGCGGCTGGGCCATTTTTTCACGCCGACGATAAAAAGGGGCCTATTGGGaggcgagtggagatgctcttagtatcTTATAATAGATATACACGTGAGGTTACTTGAGTTTTGTACGGTGAGTTGAGACATTGAGAATAAAAGAACAAAGGGCATGATACCAGCCCTTTGCAAAAGTTTTGTGCATGTGTATTTGTCTACTTTAATGTGATTGATCTTGAGGGCGACATCTACATAAATGAGTGTCTGACATTTTGTTCCTATGCAGCAATCGCTACATTTGAGAATGTCGGGTCACTTGGGGTGGTAGCAAATTTGACGATCTATCTTGTGAAGCGCTTCAATTTTGGGCAGCTCACAGCTACAAACACTACCAGCATTTTCTTCGGCACGCTGAACTTCGCACCGTTGCTAGGTGCCTTCATCTCCGACGCCTATTTGGGAAGGTTCAGAACCCTTGCCTACGGGTCCTTCTTTAGCCTCCTGGTATGTCTGTGCCACGGTCAAAGCTTGTTTATCAGTTCTGTTTCACCTTCTTGTATTAGCAAAAAggaatataattttttttattgggATAACTGGCCTCCCGTTGATTTCCATTAAAGAAACCACTAGATGTTTTACAAAACGGTCAAAATACAAAAGAGTAGAAAAAATCAGCCACCAAGGAACTATGTGCATGTGTTTGGGCATCCACCAAACACCCCTAGAGCTACCTTAAAAGATTTATGTAAAACATCGCCGGCCTCCTAGCCAGCCAGCTAGCCAGCAAAATCTTGCAGCAAGCCACTAGCAATAGAAAAACTCCAAAAAGCACAAATACACAAAACTTAATCATGTGGAAACAATACTAAAAGATAGCATCCGCCCTTCAATTCTCCTAGCCACTTGTGCCCATAAATGCCTTCACACCTACTCCTCCCAGATCACGTCTTTGATCATTTGGACACCTTCTTTGAATAATTGTCTGCCTTGTCCCTTTTGAACAAACGCCCAAAAGGAAATGAAATTGCATAAGTAGAACACTCACCAGCAAGATCATTAAGAAATTTATTGCTAAAACAAGCATTTTTTCTAGTTTTCCAAATTGCCTAGCACATTGCAAGAGCCCCCACTAAGAATCAAGCTTCTTTGTTCTTTAGGAAAAGATGTATCCAATCCACAAATAAATTCCTAATAGATATGACACTCCAATAGGAGTTCTCTTAATCTTTaagatgatcctttttagtagtagcCAAAGGTAAATTATGATCTTCAAGGGTATTTCCAACTTCCAAAATTATTTGTAGTGTACCATCCCATTTCCTCTGAACTGCAGATAAAGGGATCTCAGAGTGAATTTTCGTAAATCTAGTTTCCAAACCACTATATCCTCCCTGGCATTCAGAGCGACCTTGTGAAATTTTCCCAATTCCCCCAGCATAGTCATTCTGAACTTATTCTCTTTTGAGAAGGTAACATTGTATAGTTTTGGAAATTTGAGGTACAAAGGTCCTCCTTTTATCCATTAATCTTCCCAAAAGAGTGTTCTTGCACTATTAACAACCAATCTTCTTGTGTTTGTTGGAAGATGTGATTAACCCCAATTGCTAAAAACATGGCCCACATAAGCTTTATCTCCATATGAGACAAAGTATGCCTCCGCAAATATTTTCTGTACGAGCATGTTGCCATCTTCTTGTCGTCGTCTCTAGTTTCTAGATCCACTTGGATAACAAGTTATCATTGATTATTTTTAAATCTAGAATACCAAATCCTCCACATTCCTTAGGCGAGCTGATAGAAGGCCAGTCGACAAGATGATATTTCTTTAGCACTTTAGTTTCTTATTGTATCATTATAGCTCTATGATGGTCCCATATCTTCTCTAGTACTTTTCGAACTTCCAACAAGGTGGGCATATATAGAAGAATGTTTCTTAGACAAGCATTAATCAAGTACCCATGTCACCAATAGAAAGAATTCCCTTTTTCCAATTACGCATTTTTTCTCAATAGTTTCTTCAACATGGATCCATTAATAATTGTTGAATCTTTTGTTATCAACTGGCATGCACAAGTATTGAAAATGTAGCTTCCCCACATTGCAAATGATGATATCACTATAGGCATATTTTTTATTTGTAACATCTCCCAGGCAATAAATCTCACTTTTGTGAAAAAAAAATTAAGCCATGAGACTTGTTCAAATATGCACAAGATGAACTTTAAGTTCTCCGCACTCTCAAAATCATCATCTGGAAGAATTGGCATTTTCAGCATATTGTAAAATAGCTAACCCATTATCCCCCATATAAGGAACAAGTTCTCAAGTCAACCATTTCATCTACTCTTGTTGTGAGCATTACCTGTCCATCAACAATGATATCAAACAACTAACGTGGCAATGGACCTCCCTAGCTATCTCATTCCTGTGTAAGCTGGGGGTAGGGCCCAATCGTATCATTTACTTTAATTGTCACCCTACCACCACCTACAAGTTTCATCATCTAGTAACACCATTTATGACCAAAACCTTTAGCTTACATTAATTGATATAGAAAAGGCCATTTGAccttgtcatatttctttttaaaagTAAATTATCAGCAGAATCCCACTTTGTTTCTACCTACAGACTTCATGAAGCACAACAACACCTTATACTACGTAACTACCACTCAAGAAGCATGTTTGGGAATCAAAAATCACTTTCTGAATTATCAAACCCGACCTTTTTGCTACAACTTTTGAGAATATTTTATAACTCACATTAGAGAAAAACATATGGGTCTGAAATTACTAATCGTAGGATCATTAGGCCTTTAGGTATCAAAGAATGACACCATGATTGAATCTTTCCACATCCAATTTGAAGCAAACGCGAGATTAGTCATCATTGTCAAAATAAGTCTAACAAATGGATGGAATAACCAAAGTTGTTGATTGATTAATATGACAAATGGCATGTCCATAGAACATGAGTCAATGATGAACAATTTATCTGCTTATTACCAAAACAAAACTTGATGCATTAGCACATGAAATTTATTTACTTGGTTAGTTGTTCTAAGCAATTACTATCACAAACTAATTTTTTTTTGAACAACTATACTAAATTTCCTACATGATATTCGCAAATCACATTAACTAATATGTTTTCATTTCCCATAGTCTAATACACGAATTTATTTTGTGCTACAACAGGGAATGCTAGGATTAACTTTGTCTGCATCAGTTCCAGCTTTCAAACTTGCAGACTGCAATCAAACAATTCAATTAGGTGAACATTGCAATAGTCCATCAACACTCCAGCTGAGTGTGCTATACCTATCTTTAGCATTTCTAATCATTGGCGGTGGAGCAATCCGACCATGCAGCTTGCCCTTTGGAGTAGACCAATTCGACATGACTGACAAAAATAGTCAAAAAGGCCTAAATAGCTATTATAACTGGTACTATGGCACAACTACCATTGGCTTGGTGTTTTCTATGACTATTCTCGTCTACATTCAGGCTACCATCAGCTGGCCAATAGGATTTGGCATACCAGCATTCTTCATGTTGTTGTCAATTATCATTTTATTTATGGGTACTAGACTTTATGTCCATGTACCACCAGAGGGAAGCATCTTCACTGGAATTGCCCAAGTTTTACTAGCATCATTTAAAAAGAGAAGAGTCAAGCATCTAAACTCGGACAATATAAGTCAGCAAGAGTTGTTGCTATTCAACCCTCCCACGAGGGGCCATCGTATTTTCAGATTGCCACTTACTTCCCAGTTCAGGTAAACTAAACAAGTAACCACAGTGTTTATCAATAAAAAGTAGACACGGTGGAAGTATCGCAACACATCCACAAAAATAACATTTGATACCATCCCATTCCAAAATTCCCAGGTTTTTACAAAGGAAAAAATGAATAATCAAATTTTGTTGTTAATTTTTCTCAATAACTTATTACCAACATCTAACAAGTTCGAGGACCTGTACAACTAGGGGTTAgaataatacaatgtatatcctttTGAGGGACTATATCCTACCTTAGTATAGTGTCTTGTACGCCTTGACAACATCATTAAACAACTATTTACCAAGTCGCTTGCGAGAGTGTTTATATATGCTTAACATCCATGTAGAGTGCTCGCTCCCTAAAAAATATACAAGATCGTTCAGATCACTAGTCATCTAAGCAATCATATTTGTTTACAAACGGAGTACTTGCTAAAAGCATGTAGAATTCAATATTGGTAAAAGTAAGCCATATTGTTGCAAGTAAAGTGAGCAAAAAATTGCATTCTTATAATATAAATAACGTGTTAGGCATACAAAACAAAATATTAATAATTTGAAATAATTATATGCTAGATGCTAATGTATACCCACCATTTATTGTCATTTGTTCTCAGGTTTCTTAACAAAGGTGCGGTTTTAAGGGATGGTGATATAAATGATGATGGTTCCGCAAGAAATTCGTGGGAGCTTTGCAGTATCCAACAGATAGAAGAGGTTAAATGTTTGATAAGAATTGTTCCTATTTGTATATCTGGCATCGTATGCTTCGTCGCGTTGGTTCAACAATACACCTCTACAAGCTTTCAAGCATTAACAATGGACTGTCACCTTGGAACACATTTCGAAATCCCTCCAGGCTCTGTTATATCCATATCCTTTATCGCCCTAACTGCATTCCTGCCAATTTATGACCAAATATTGGTACCTATAGCTAGAAGATTCACCGGAGTGGAAAGTGGAATTACACTTCTTCAGAGACAGGGTATAGGATTGGTGATTTCTCCCATATCAATGGTGGTAGCAGGGCTTGTTGAACACAAAAGGAGAAACTCGGCATTGTCTAATGGAGGAAAATCACCTATGTCAGTCTTTTGGCTCGCCCCCCAACTGATTTTAATGGGTATTGCTGATGCCTTCAATGCAGTTGGTCAATTCGAATTCTATAATAAGCAGTTTCCAGAGCAGATGCTAACCCTAGCAGGATCCCTCTTTTATGTTACTTTGGCTGGAGCAGGCTATTTGAGTACTGCTATGACAAACATAACAAAAAAAGTGACTACCAGAGATGGCCACAATAGCTGGATCGCAGACGATATTAATCTCGGCAATCTTGACTATTACTTTTATTTAATTGCCCTTATGGGAGTACTGAACCTTTTCTACTTTCTCATATGCTCCCACTACTATCAATACAAATCCATTTCACACTATGCTGAGGAACCCATCAAAATACATACCAAGGAAGAGGTAGAAGCAGAGATGGATCCTAGTAGAGATGCACCTAGCAAGTAAATATTGTACGGGATATTTGTCCCGCACACAGTATATACTTTGGAAAAGTTTCATCAGGTCTTCATGTTTTACTACATGGCATATGACATTATTATCTTTTGAATGTGATGAAGAACAAGTGTGCCTTCTTTTAGTCAGGATGTATGACTGTTACCCAAGGAGTATCAACAAAGAGCTAAAATGTCTTCTGTATTTCAATTTGATGTAGTGCGAGTGTTTGGAACATAGTGAACCCAACAATTTTTTACAAATTTTTCTTTGTTCAATAATAACTTAATATTGGTGGAGCTTAATTAAGTCTGTTATTTATCTGCAACAACACATAACATACTTGCTAGTACATCTTCATGTATGGTTGTTCtcggaaagaaagaaagaaaaacttatgTATGGCTTGTTACTTCTTTTGAAAATAGTATATGTTTGAAACAGTTGCTGAAGTTTCACCCTATATGCCCTAGGGATTAAACTCCCCTGCAAATTATAATAAAAGGCTTTTATAACTTGCTAGTTTACTTCACTGGAGGCATGGTACGCACATAGTTGATTGGTTTCATCTAATTGTTTTAGGCCCTAGTCCGATCCAAAAATGATATTTATGTAGTGTaaacatttttttttgaactaaTGCTATATACCTAAATAgtcgatcatcactactagttttaGCTTGATATGCACACATGCCACATTATCAAAGGCCCATCACTACATGTATGGAGAAAGTTTTTCATGATTAGTTGGTCCCCACTACTTATATTTATCTCAATATGCACACATTCCACCTCACCACACATGTCACTAGAATACATAATACTACTACCTATATTCTATAAATATACTTCAATTATACAATAATCAAATACAATATATaatatgtattttagttttagttcATATATTATTAATGTAAATATTGCATATGACCAAATCTCATTGAGATATATTGCAACCGATTTTGTAGCAACACGTGGAATATATTACAGTGTAATCATGTTGAGAGTCTTTTGGAGAAATCCTATCCATCGCTTAATGCGTTAAATTGCCCCCATAAAGCTTGGTGTGCCAGTGCATCAAGTGTCCCGCATGGCTCCTCTAGCTACCCAGAACTTTTGTTCGGAAAGGAAGTTTACGTAGGATATGTAACAAACTTACGTGAGTCTAGCAACAGATGAAAGAAATACCATACTCCCCTAACCCAATAACCATAAGTCCATACTCCAATAGGTCTAGTATTTTATTTCAACACATGACATTTCATCTGGTTCTCACTCACCTCCTTCCCACCTCGTCGATTATGCCTCAATGTTCACACAATGACAACATGTTTGAATGTTGTCAATCCTAAAACATCTCTCTCTCGGCATATGGTGATAAATCTGCATTTTTTCTATGAGATTTAGCGCGACATGCTTGCGTGGTTATATATGTTCTTCTCGTTTCTCATCCTGGTTTTGCCGAGGTGTCTATTTTCAATCCGGATCGGCACTGGTATGAAACAAAGAAGGATCATGCACTATTGATGAAGGTTGCACTCTAAATAGCATTTTTTTTAAATGGTTAATAGGTAAAATAACAACATATTCATATTAAttatacatatttttctaatcaaattataCATACAACATGTTCAATTTAAAGTTAGGATTTAGAAGATATGAATATTAAAAAAAACATTTGATAGTATTACGGTTTAATTAACCCAAATATCAAGGGGATTTCTGCAAACATGAAAATCTGACTTAAAAGTGGCGTGGGGTTGATTAACAGAAATACCATGGAATTTTCTGAAAAAGCCAAAATCAGACTTCAAAGTGGTTGACTACCAGAAACATGAGGGAGTTTTATGCAAAATAGTGTGACGGACCAAGAATACCTATTTCGCTTATTAGTAGGTAATAGATTATTGGGAAAAATGTAGTTGTCCCCACAACATATATCACCGCAAACAGAACTAAGAACTAGTTGGGCTTCATTCTAAAAGAAAAAACCTAGATGAGCTTATTTTTGACAATCCTCTCTTCTCACGGCTGAACCAGACCGTGTTTTGTACCGCGACGACTATTTCTCGCTTTATGCGAGAGTCCCTCCTGACTCGCTGAAGATCTTTCCACAACGATGAAGTTATCGGGCCAGCCCAATTTTGCTTTTTTCCATTCGCGAACGCTTGTTGCGCTTTGTTCGCTCATTCGATAGACTGGTTTTCGATCGAATTCCTTAGCTACCTGAGCTTCCTTTGCTGGTTTTGctatctttttcaaaaaaaaatcttgttttatcattagttctccggtttttcttttttttttaaaaaaatcttcaTTTATTcccgtttttttcttttctttgttttcacCAGTtttctttcgcttcttcttgcAAAAAACACAGCAAAAAAGTGCACATAAGAGAACTCGAACTCGCGCCGCAATAATGTAGGAATTGGTTAGCGAACCACTACGCTAGTGATTGACAACAATGCAAACTATTTAAGAACCATCGTAGCCATGCTATTTATTAATTATTACACAGTAGCACTTAGATTTTTTTTAAATTGTAAATTTGATTTTTTATGAAAAAACTCCAtaaattttttaaaaatgttctcaaattttcaaaaagttcgagaattcgaaaaaaagttcattaatttttttaaaagttcatcgaatttgaaaaaaaatcgtcgTATCACCGAATCTGAATaaggttcatcgaatttgaaaaaatgttcatcgaatttgaaaagaaAAGTTCATCATCTTTTaataaaaagttcatcaaatttgaaaaaaaaaaacaTAAATTTTCAGAAAATAATCGGTGCATTTAACAATAAAGGAAGaacaagaaaaaataaataaaaatgcgtGGAAACTGAATAGTGGAATAAAAATGTGCGGAAACTGAACATTGGACTGGGAAAACCGAGTATGATAATAAGGGCATGTACAGTGGTTGATAAGACTATATTATCTTAAACCTTGCATGCAATTtagtgatgacaataaaaatatgtCTACAATGAATTATCACTTAGCATAATAAAaatatctcttagccttatctacaATAACTAGTTATTCTTAAATATATAGTCAgatatattgtgctaagagatcatctcttaaatAAAAGAAGATAagccttttttatgaattttttctcctccacctcatcatttatctatATTTGTGACAGCTCCTAAGGTATTATATTGTACATGTGGTAAATGGTAGACAAAAGCAAGAATGTACGAAGTCGTCTAGCCTAGTATTTAGTGTTGTTGTCTTGGAACATTCGGGTTTGGATCCTATCGCCCGCATCTTTTCTGGAGTGGTTtaaacaaaagaagaagaaaagtatATGAGCCGACCCAGCTTGAACGGTTTTAGGCACCTGTTTGCAAAATGCACATGAAATTTCATAGGGGCACCTGTTTTGTATAGGTAGCTATTTTTTAGGAGCAACTAACAAAGGAGTACTCCTTCTGTTGCCCGTAAAGGTCAGTTGGGGCGGCTGAGAGCGCAAGTGTCGCCGCCACATGTCGCGCTCTAGGCGCTCTCttcgatttttatttttattttatttttttgcacgTGTTTTTGGCTTTTTAGATAGTTTCTTTTCTGGGGTTTTTTGTCTTCCCCCGTTTTTTTTGCGTGGAAAACATGTTTTATAAATTTTTTTCCCTTCTTTCGAGAGAGGCACGAATTTGCTTCCGAGAGAGGCATAATCGTGCCGCTCGAAAAcggaaaaaaacgcatttttttccttcTGCGAGAGGTACAGTCGtgtctctcggaaacgaaaaaaaacatgtttttttctttCTGCGAGAGGCACAGATTTGTTTCCGCGAGGTGCATAGTCATGCCTCTTAGAAACAGAAAAAATATgcatttccttttttttccttctgCGAGAGACACAGATTAGCTTCCAGATTTGCTTCTGCCcgaggcacagatttgcttccgcgagaggcatagtCGTGCCTCTCGTAAACGAAAAAAAatgacttttcttccttccacgagAGGTACACATTTACCTCTcgtggaggcacggatttgcttctaCTCCGCAAGGAAAAAAGAACACGCTCCCTGTTTGGTTTTTCTTGTctggttttttttgtgatttttttggtCAAAACCTCTCAAcacgagatctagttttgaagatcttgatgCGAATAATCCGATGGTAAAACTATTTGAGATTTGGACCCACGGTTTAAaggtaaaacgttttgaataaacggacatacgagaaaaagaaaaactcgcAGGTTGCGACAAATGACGCACATGCAGCCACCACTTATCGGAACCTACCTAGGTGGGAGTGACCTTTGTGTAGAGTGCTTCTTAATTAGTAATTTGGAGTTTTTTAGGCAATGTACAACATTTTTTTCCCTGCAAAAAAgtacaacatttttttaaattggcAGGCATTATTTTTAGATGGACGCTGATAACGGTCACACGTGTGATGGGAGCAACACCCGCCCACACGCCCTATAACACACAGATTGCGCCACATGCATgtgggaatctttttggatttccagtttttaaaatgttttatcttttaaatgaaaaatccgattgaagatctattttcaccattaaatccatcgcgacgagatctttaaaactagaccTCATGTCAAAATGATTCGACGGCTTTTTTTTTGGttaaaagttgtcatgtctattgcacatgaattgccatggtgtttatactgaagttgccatgatatgtttcagataTTTTTTTCTacctttaaaagtaaattttgacatattataaaacggggaattaagaaactagacttaccATGAaacacaaactaaaattgccatgatacatgcacttaaaattgccatggttcatacaaaaaataatttccatgatcaaagtactggaattgccatggtcaaaatactaaaattgccatgatctatatCTAAAAttgacacatggcaactttagggtAAACACTATgacaactacagtgtaaacatcatgacaaCTTTTGTGCAAAAAAAATCGTTGAAATATATCAAcataggatctagttttgaagatctcatcgagacggatttaatggtgaaaatagATTTTTAATTGGATTTTTTAATTATGAGATAAAATATTTTTAagacaaaaaccaaaaagattcccGCTGATTTCATTTGTTTTGACGTGTCAAAATGAATGATAATGAA contains:
- the LOC119281946 gene encoding protein NRT1/ PTR FAMILY 2.12-like; translation: MAAPGAAAEVQVEVEVRGGALERGTGGGGGRRKPQGWKCMPFILAIATFENVGSLGVVANLTIYLVKRFNFGQLTATNTTSIFFGTLNFAPLLGAFISDAYLGRFRTLAYGSFFSLLGMLGLTLSASVPAFKLADCNQTIQLGEHCNSPSTLQLSVLYLSLAFLIIGGGAIRPCSLPFGVDQFDMTDKNSQKGLNSYYNWYYGTTTIGLVFSMTILVYIQATISWPIGFGIPAFFMLLSIIILFMGTRLYVHVPPEGSIFTGIAQVLLASFKKRRVKHLNSDNISQQELLLFNPPTRGHRIFRLPLTSQFRFLNKGAVLRDGDINDDGSARNSWELCSIQQIEEVKCLIRIVPICISGIVCFVALVQQYTSTSFQALTMDCHLGTHFEIPPGSVISISFIALTAFLPIYDQILVPIARRFTGVESGITLLQRQGIGLVISPISMVVAGLVEHKRRNSALSNGGKSPMSVFWLAPQLILMGIADAFNAVGQFEFYNKQFPEQMLTLAGSLFYVTLAGAGYLSTAMTNITKKVTTRDGHNSWIADDINLGNLDYYFYLIALMGVLNLFYFLICSHYYQYKSISHYAEEPIKIHTKEEVEAEMDPSRDAPSK